One stretch of Actinacidiphila sp. DG2A-62 DNA includes these proteins:
- a CDS encoding arylamine N-acetyltransferase family protein codes for MDLEAYFRRTGYTGPRAADLAALTALHRAHVDAIPFENLDVALGREVRLGLDAVQDKLVAAGRGGYCFEHNLLFAGVLQRLGFPVTRLLARVRRGRPEVRYRAHAVLVVQADDRLWICDVGFGDDGPLAPLPLESGARVGVDGWTWRAVRQGDEWVVQSLRADGWFDLYAFRAERHFPPDFEVANYFTAHHESSTFTGKTIAMRYADRMWHVLNDRRLTRHHADGTTEHIELNADRIIAELRGAFGLRLDDEDVRGLRLRHADA; via the coding sequence GTGGATCTGGAGGCGTATTTCCGGCGCACCGGCTATACCGGCCCGCGCGCCGCGGACCTCGCCGCGCTCACCGCGCTGCACCGCGCGCACGTGGACGCGATCCCGTTCGAGAACCTGGACGTGGCGCTGGGCCGGGAGGTCCGGCTGGGCCTGGACGCGGTGCAGGACAAGCTGGTCGCGGCCGGCCGCGGCGGCTACTGCTTCGAGCACAACCTGCTGTTCGCGGGGGTGCTGCAGCGCCTCGGCTTCCCGGTCACCCGGCTGCTGGCCAGGGTGCGCAGGGGCCGCCCCGAGGTGCGCTACCGGGCGCACGCGGTGCTCGTCGTGCAGGCCGACGACCGGCTGTGGATCTGCGACGTCGGCTTCGGCGACGACGGCCCGCTGGCCCCGCTGCCGCTGGAGTCCGGCGCCCGGGTCGGCGTCGACGGATGGACCTGGCGGGCGGTGCGGCAGGGCGACGAATGGGTGGTGCAGTCGCTGCGCGCGGACGGCTGGTTCGATCTCTACGCATTCCGCGCCGAACGGCATTTCCCGCCGGATTTCGAGGTGGCGAACTACTTCACCGCCCACCACGAGAGTTCCACGTTCACCGGGAAAACGATCGCGATGCGCTATGCCGACCGGATGTGGCACGTACTCAACGACCGCCGTTTGACGCGTCATCACGCGGACGGAACGACGGAGCACATCGAATTGAACGCCGACCGAATCATCGCCGAACTGCGCGGCGCCTTCGGCCTGCGACTCGACGACGAGGACGTACGCGGGCTGCGGCTCCGCCACGCGGACGCCTGA